In one window of Halomarina pelagica DNA:
- a CDS encoding phosphotransferase family protein has translation MSDEYLDRIVDEAALSEYLDSELGSETLFQVTRHRAGHSNETLFVTWGERELVLRRPPPGATADTAHDVLREYRVVDALQETDVRVPRTVLGCDDHDVIGCDFYLMERERGDVLREDEPPRFATPDHRRRVGEELVDRLAEVHAVDYEAVGLGDFGRPETYIERQVDRWHRQFDWAFDVTASERGVPTIEEVGSWLDDNVPESSPNALVHGDYKLDNVLFGLGVPPNIAGIFDWELSTLGDPRFDLGWLLTYWRDPGDSEAAIPELIPTFTDRDGYPTKGDLVERYEDATGTTFENGRFYRVLSVYKLTALCEMFFRRHLEGNADNPMYPKMRERVPAMADWAMRIAEGDEPI, from the coding sequence ATGAGTGACGAGTACCTGGACAGGATCGTCGACGAGGCGGCCCTGTCCGAGTACCTGGATTCGGAACTCGGCTCCGAGACGCTATTTCAGGTGACTCGTCACCGGGCCGGCCACTCGAACGAGACACTGTTCGTCACGTGGGGCGAGCGCGAACTCGTCCTCCGTCGGCCGCCCCCTGGAGCGACGGCCGACACGGCCCACGACGTACTCCGTGAGTACCGGGTGGTAGATGCGCTCCAGGAGACCGACGTTCGCGTGCCGCGGACCGTACTCGGTTGCGACGATCACGACGTCATCGGGTGCGACTTCTACCTCATGGAGCGGGAACGGGGCGACGTTCTCCGGGAGGACGAGCCTCCTCGGTTCGCGACGCCGGATCACCGACGCCGTGTCGGGGAGGAACTCGTCGACCGGCTGGCGGAGGTCCACGCCGTCGACTACGAGGCGGTCGGGCTCGGCGACTTCGGGCGGCCCGAGACCTACATAGAACGGCAGGTCGACCGGTGGCACCGGCAGTTCGACTGGGCCTTCGACGTCACGGCGTCCGAGCGGGGCGTGCCGACGATTGAGGAGGTGGGGAGCTGGCTCGACGACAACGTCCCGGAGTCGTCACCGAACGCGCTCGTCCACGGGGACTACAAGCTCGACAACGTGCTGTTCGGGCTGGGCGTGCCGCCGAACATCGCCGGCATCTTCGACTGGGAACTCAGTACGCTCGGGGATCCGCGGTTCGACCTCGGCTGGTTGCTCACTTACTGGCGGGATCCAGGCGACTCCGAGGCGGCCATCCCGGAACTGATCCCGACGTTCACTGATCGGGACGGCTACCCGACCAAGGGGGACCTCGTCGAGCGATACGAGGACGCTACGGGAACCACGTTCGAGAACGGCCGTTTCTACCGCGTCCTCTCGGTATACAAGCTCACGGCGCTCTGCGAGATGTTCTTCCGCCGCCACCTGGAGGGGAACGCGGACAACCCGATGTACCCGAAGATGCGCGAGCGTGTCCCCGCGATGGCCGACTGGGCGATGCGGATCGCCGAGGGCGACGAGCCGATCTAG